The sequence below is a genomic window from Methylocystis sp. IM3.
ACGCGGAGATGGTGCAGCGTGTTGGCATAATCATCAATGTCTCTGTTTAGGGCATTGGCTTGGATTTGAGACAGAATGGCTCGGTAATCAATCTCTTCTGTGGCTACGTTTGGTTGTTTAAGCAATTTAGTCACCGTATAATAAATATTGCAAAAGTAAAATAAGAACTTGCATACGCTTATTTATACAACAATGCGAGAACCAGTGCAATTTAATGGAGGCTTTGATGATCGAATACGTTTACGCTGAATTGAAGAAGCTTGGAGCGGTTAGAAGCAGTGACGAATTTAGTCGGAACTGGCTTGGAATGGAGAAAAGCTACTTAAGGACGATGAAGGCAAAACATAGAAAGCCGTCAGCACGAGTGCTGGCTAATGTTGCAGCGAAGCTGAAGGGTAACGGAGCAGAGCTGGAAAAAAGCACTGACCCAAAAGTGGCTTTGGCGGGGCAGTATTTGGTGAGGATGGGCGACAGATGCGTTGAAGAGATATTGAAGGGGTAGGGGATGAAGATACGGGAGATAATGACACAAGAAGCCTATGACGCACTGACCGCACAGGCAGACAGCATAAAGCGGCAGAAGAAGGCGTTGAACGTAAAGGCTGCTAACATACGTGTGCAGAAGGCACAGAAAGCAGCGTCCAAAGCTCGGGCGCAAGCAACACAGAAAAAGGCGTCCTAGCAGCGCCGTACAACACGGTTCTGCACCAGCGCAGCTATCGTATAGCGGCGCTGCCTAAAACACGCTGTAGGACGCTCGGAAGCTGTTTAAGACGCCAGGCTATTAGCAGCACCAGCGCAACAACAAAAACCACAACATTTAGTCGCTGCCGGAGGTCTTTAAATCAGCCACGAGTGCTGATTGTAGCATATGCTATGTACAAGCATGTTAGCATCAATCAATAAAGCGTCAACTGGAGAGATGTACGAAAGTACATGGTGTGCAAAATGCTTGGTATGAATGGTCGATAGTATCATTACTATATCAAAACGGTTGGTTGGGGCGTAAAAAAATGGCTGAAAAGGCAAAATTCAGGTAGGAATACATATCAGATGACCGCAAGCTGCTTGGGTAATTGATGCGCAGGAGCAGCTACAATGAGCACACTGAAGACGCTGGCGTTTACGACTGTTTCCTCCATCACTGCCAATACGCCCGAACAACAGAGGCGGAACAAGCTGATTGCGCACTTGCAGGAACAGCTTGGGATGGCGAGGGCTGAGATTGCGGGGGAAACATACGCGGTAAGGAAGCGGCAGTGGAAAAGCGATGATGATGGCAACAAGGTGTTGGTTGAGCGGGATAAGCGGCTGAAGAAGTGGTGGCAGGTGATGGCTGATAACAGCATCGTGCTTACGGTACGTTGGGGAAGCAAGCTGCTGGAGTTCGATAAGGGCAAAGCTGGCATCATCTGCGCGGACTTGGAGGCAGTGCAGGCAGCGTTGCAAGCACTGATTACGGCGTCGAATGCGGGCGAGCTTGATGCTCACATTGCAAAGGCTAACGCGGCTCGTATTGCACCCAAAAAGCGTGTTACTTGATGGCATAGGATGGGGATACAGGCTTAATGGGTGGCTTGGTACGCTTGCGCAGCGTGTAAGTTGCCCATTCAGCGTCATTGAAGTATGAAAGGTTTTATCTAAACGATAAACATGAGCGGCGTTGCAAGTAGATGCACAAAAGTTACACAATAATATTATCCGCTCATAAGCTATTGATATTTATGGATGGTCGATATGCGTAGCTATTGAGTGGGAATGATTCACGCTGAGGCGCGTTTGTAATGAGCGCGCCTGCGCGTCTTGACGTAGAATAAGTCTAACATACTCGCGCTGCCTCGGTCTTACTGCAGAGCCGTTTCGCGATGAACGATTGTACCCCGGAAACTGATACGGCGCCCATTGCGCGCGCGCAGTCATGGCGGCCGAGGGGGCGGGTGCTTTTCCTCCGCGTCCACCGCCTCATTGGACTCTTTCTGGGAGCGGTCTTCGTTCTGATCGCCCTCAGCGGCGCGATTCTCTCTTACAGGGAGAGCATCGACGAGTTGCTGAACGCGTCCATCATGCGCGTGGAGGTTCCGCGAGGAGAGGCTTCCTACCGGCCGGTCGATGACCTTCTTGCTGCGGCGGCCGCGGCGATGCCGCTCGATGGCAAGGTCGAAAGACTGACGATGCCGCGTCAGCCCGGATCGGCGGCGGCGATCAGTTACATCGTCGAGACGGACGATCTCGATACTTACGTTTATGAAATCTTCGTCGATCCCTACACGGCTGCGGTCAAGGGGCAGCGGCTCTTTCTGCATGGCGACGATCCGCTGTCGCAGCCCCTCGTCCAGATTCTCATGACCTTTCACTGGACGCTGCTGCTCGGCGTGAACAACGCCTATCTGGTGGGCGTGCTCGGCATCCTGCTGTTCATATCGGTCTTGCTGGGACTCTATCTCTGGTGGCCGCTGAACGGCGAGTGGCGTCTCGGGCTGAAGGTGAAATGGGGGGCGAGCCGCGAAAGAGTGACGCAGGATCTGCACAAGAGCCTGGGCTTCTATTGCAGCGCCTTTCTGTTGATCGCTCTGTTCACAGGCGTCGCCATGATCTTCAAGCCGGCGACGCGTACGGTCGCGAGCCTGTTCTCGCCCGTGCGCGCCGATCCGGATTTCGGGAAATCGACGCCCCGCCCCGATCGCGCGCCCATCGGCGCGGGCAGGGCGGCGGACATTGCGAACGGAGTCTTTCCCGACGGCAGGCTTCACTGGGTTCTCTTCCCCAATGCGCCGACGGCTGTTTACATCGTGGGCAAGCAGTCGGATAGCGAGCCGAACCAGACCAAGACCTTTCGTAACGTCGGCATAGACCAATATACCGGGGAGGTTCTGCACGTGCAGGACCGAAGCCGCTTTTCGGGTAGCGAAACCTTTCTCGAATGGTTGTTCCCGATTCACAGCGGCGAGGTCTTCGGCGGTTCGGGCCGCCCGATCGCCATGCTGATCGGCGTATCGCCTTTCATCCTCTATGTAACCGGCCTGACAAGATGGCTGCAAAAGCGCCGGGCGCGGCGGCGTCCGGCGTCATAGCACAACGAGAACCGCCTCATTGTCCGACGAGGATCGGCATTTCGATCGTGTCTTCCTTGTTCTTTGCTTCGCCGAATGCAGCCTTGAGAACATAATTTCCCTTGTGAGAAACAGTCGCCTCCAGGGTCGCAAATCCGCTCGGATAGGATTTAGACGGCAGGGCGTTCAATTCCTTGAGCGCGCCCTCCGGTCCCTTTTGATAGAAGGCGAGGGCGACCGGCTCTCCTCTCGCTTCCTTTTCCATCAGCGTGATCGAAAAAATGACTTTTCCTGTTCCCGGAACGCGGTCACAGTATTCGTCGTATTTGCTCATGTCGTCGGTCGCCCCGCCGGCGCTGTCGGCCGAATCCGCCAGGAAGTAGGTCGTCAGATGCACCGAGTAAAAGTCGCTCACGCCCAGGCACTCGGATATTGTGCGATCGCCTGCCTTGACGGCCGGCTTCAGCGTGTGCGCTTTCCAGAAATCATCCGCATAGCGCGTGATCGCGGGTCCCCACCACGCGTAGGAAAAGAAAGCGCCATTGACGCTGATTAGCAGGACTATGCCAAGAGACAGCATGAGGTTCAGGCGACCGTTGGGGCTCACTTCCGTTTCCTCTCTTTTGGCGCGTCATTTCAAAAGCAAGACGAGCGCCTTGCTTGTTGGTTTGTTTCAGGGGCGCACTTCGAATTCCCAGGCGCCGCTCACCAGATGGCCGTCGGCCGACAAGGCCCGGTAGCGCACCGTATATTTGCCGGCGGTCAGCGGGTTGACGCTCACCGAGACATGCGCCGCATCGGCGCTGTCGATCGCTGCGTCGCGCTTGTCCACGCGCTCGCCCGAGGCGCTCACCACCGCCAGTGCGGCGAAGGCGTCGCGTATTCCCGCGTCGTACCACACGTCGACCTTGCCGATGCCCCCCTCGGCCGCGCCGCCCTGGGGCGGAGAGGTGCGGACGATGATGGCGTGCGCCATCAGGATCGGTTTCCCGGCCTGCGCGCGCGGCGCTGACGGGCCCGTAAGCTCGATCTTCCGGGGGGCGCCGGGCGTCGCGAGAGTGGGCGCGTCCGGCGCGGCGCCGGTCCCGTAAGCGGCTACGGTCTGGGGCGCGGTC
It includes:
- a CDS encoding copper resistance CopC family protein yields the protein MREQGYREHKVAGRQKAASLVATILLALTAPQTVAAYGTGAAPDAPTLATPGAPRKIELTGPSAPRAQAGKPILMAHAIIVRTSPPQGGAAEGGIGKVDVWYDAGIRDAFAALAVVSASGERVDKRDAAIDSADAAHVSVSVNPLTAGKYTVRYRALSADGHLVSGAWEFEVRP
- a CDS encoding PepSY-associated TM helix domain-containing protein, which gives rise to MLFLRVHRLIGLFLGAVFVLIALSGAILSYRESIDELLNASIMRVEVPRGEASYRPVDDLLAAAAAAMPLDGKVERLTMPRQPGSAAAISYIVETDDLDTYVYEIFVDPYTAAVKGQRLFLHGDDPLSQPLVQILMTFHWTLLLGVNNAYLVGVLGILLFISVLLGLYLWWPLNGEWRLGLKVKWGASRERVTQDLHKSLGFYCSAFLLIALFTGVAMIFKPATRTVASLFSPVRADPDFGKSTPRPDRAPIGAGRAADIANGVFPDGRLHWVLFPNAPTAVYIVGKQSDSEPNQTKTFRNVGIDQYTGEVLHVQDRSRFSGSETFLEWLFPIHSGEVFGGSGRPIAMLIGVSPFILYVTGLTRWLQKRRARRRPAS
- a CDS encoding DUF6626 family protein → MIEYVYAELKKLGAVRSSDEFSRNWLGMEKSYLRTMKAKHRKPSARVLANVAAKLKGNGAELEKSTDPKVALAGQYLVRMGDRCVEEILKG
- a CDS encoding DUF6641 family protein; the protein is MSTLKTLAFTTVSSITANTPEQQRRNKLIAHLQEQLGMARAEIAGETYAVRKRQWKSDDDGNKVLVERDKRLKKWWQVMADNSIVLTVRWGSKLLEFDKGKAGIICADLEAVQAALQALITASNAGELDAHIAKANAARIAPKKRVT